In the Streptomyces formicae genome, one interval contains:
- a CDS encoding acyl carrier protein yields the protein MDDRPAVDGASAREAFGMSSDYIEPRTTVEHRLVALWGTGLGGIGAGVEPIGVEDDFFELGGDSLLAAELQLAIDTEFGVEVPAAALFLTPTIAALAEAVESAAKNGATTGPGTPRPERERGREPEPQSEPKSPSEPGQ from the coding sequence GTGGACGACCGTCCCGCAGTCGACGGCGCGAGCGCGCGCGAAGCCTTCGGCATGAGTTCCGACTACATCGAGCCGCGGACCACCGTCGAGCACAGACTGGTCGCCCTGTGGGGCACCGGCCTCGGCGGCATCGGTGCCGGGGTCGAGCCGATCGGCGTCGAGGACGACTTCTTCGAACTCGGCGGCGACTCCCTGCTCGCCGCCGAACTGCAGCTGGCCATCGACACGGAGTTCGGCGTGGAGGTGCCCGCGGCGGCGCTGTTCCTGACGCCCACCATCGCGGCCCTCGCCGAGGCGGTGGAGTCGGCGGCGAAGAACGGCGCGACGACAGGTCCCGGAACTCCTCGTCCGGAGCGAGAGCGAGGGCGGGAGCCGGAGCCGCAGTCGGAGCCTAAGTCGCCGTCGGAGCCAGGACAGTGA